In Rhodococcus pseudokoreensis, the DNA window GAACCCGGTGCGGCGGCCATCCGGATCTCCGCGATGGCCGCGGACGTCGTGTACTCCAGCAGCATGGTGCCGCTGCTGCCTGCCGGACCGTCGGCCAGGAACGGCCGCAGGCCGGTGACTGCCGGATCCGACAGGTTGGCCAACCTGCACTGCGACAGCAGCGCCGCGCTCGACAGCGCGAGTTTCGCCTCGTCCACGGCGAGGGCGATCGGCATTCCGTGGAAGTTGCCGTTGTGGAACACGGTGTCGTCCTCGACGGAGATGAGCGGGTTCTCGGACGACGAGTTCATCTCGATCGCGAGGGTTCCCCGCAGCCGTTGCAGCGCCTGCCAGGTGGCACCGAGGATCTGGGGGAGGGCGCGGAACCCGTAGGAGTCCTGCACGCGGGCGGCCTGGATGTCGTGGTCGGCGAGCAGTTCCCGGACCCGGCCGGCCACCTCCTCCTGGCCGAGGTGCCTGCGGGCCGCCTGCACCCGTGCGGCGAACGGCTCGACGGAACTGCGCGTCGCCAGCAGCGACAGCACGCCGACGATCAGCGAATGCTCCAGCCAGTTCGCCACGCTGTCGGTGGCCGTGGCGGCGAGCGCGACGGTCATCGCGTTCGTCGAGATGAGGGGGAGGGCGTCACCCTGGTGCGCCGTCCACCGGGGCACCACCCGGCTGTCCCGCAGCGGTGTCTCGCCCATCAGCCCGAGCGCGATCTCGGAGAACGCGCTGAGGTCGCCGGTGCCGATGGCGCCGCGAGCGTGCACGGCGGGCAGTTCGTCCTCGGCGACGGCATCGATCAGCGCCGTCACGATGTCGGGGTGCAGACCGGATCCGCCGTTGAGGATCTGGTTGACGCGAATGATCATGGCGGCGCGGACGACGTGGTCCGGCAGCGAGGGACCCGAACCCGTCGCGTGGCTGCGGAGCAGGCGGAGGTCCTGTTCGACGCCGTCGGAGACGGAGGTGTCCCGGTTTCCGCCGACACCCGTGGTGCGTCCGTAGATCGGCTGACGCGCGGCGATGCGCACCGCGGTCTCCCAGGAACGGTGTGCGTGGTCGAGTGCGGCGGGGTCGGGCGCGACGACGACCGGTTCCCGGGCCAGGGTCGTCAGCTGATCGACGGTGAGCTGGGAGCCGTCGAGCAGCACCGGAACGGGCGGGTGCGGTTCCTCGGTCGGGCGGGGATCTTTCCGGGTCATCGGAACTCCGTGATCGATGCGGTGTACGGGTACTCACGAGGCGGGTGCGGACGGAGCCGGACGTCGTCCGGCGTCTGCACTCAGTGTGGTCTGCCTCACTCGTTCGAGATGTATAGTCCTGTATATACCGCAGCCTGTCAACCGTCGGTTTCCGGCGATCGACGGTTTTCGACCCCGCCCCGAGGGGCTCGCAATCCGGCTAGGTCGACCTCTCACTTCGATCAGTCCCTCTGTGATCCTCCGGAACGTAGGGTCTCGGGAGAGGTGCATATATAGCCATGCATCGATCCCGCACTGACTGATCGACCGAAGGAATGAGTCCAATGCCGCAGCAGGTACGAGGCGTCATCGCCCGCTCCAAGGGTGCCCCCGTCGAGATCGCGACCGTGAATATTCCGGATCCGGGTCCGGGTGAGGTGGTGGTCGATATCGCGGCGTGCGGTGTGTGCCACACGGACCTGACGTATCGCGATGGTGGGATCAACGACGAGTTCCCGTTCCTGCTCGGGCACGAGGCGTCCGGGATCGTGGAGAGTGTCGGCGCGGGTGTGACGTCGGTGGCGGTCGGCGATTTCGTGGTGCTGAACTGGCGTGCGGTGTGCGGGCAGTGCCGGGCGTGTAAGCGTGGTCGCCCGCAGTACTGTTTCGACACGCACAATGCGGCGCAGAAGATGACGCTCGAGGACGGCACCGAGCTGACCCCGGCGTTGGGGATCGGTGCGTTCGCCGACAAGACCCTGGTGCATGCGGGGCAGTGCACGAAGGTGGACCCGTCCGCCGACCCCGCGGTCGTCGGTTTGCTGGGGTGCGGGGTGATGGCCGGTCTTGGTGCGGCGGTGAACACCGGCAACGTGGGCCGCGGCGACTCGGTGGCCGTGATCGGCTGCGGCGGGGTCGGGGATGCGGCGATCATGGGTGCCCGCCTGGCCGGGGCGAGCAAGATCATCGCGATCGACCGGGACGAGACGAAGCTCGCATGGGCGAAGGACCTGGGGGCGACGCACACGATCAACGGCGGCAACGTCGACGCGGTCGAGGCGGTGCAGGAGTTGACCGGCGGGTTCGGTGCGGACGTGGTGATCGACGCGGTCGGTCGCCCGGAGACGTGGAAGCAGGCGTTCTACGCCCGCGACCTGGCCGGCACCGTGGTGCTGGTCGGAGTCCCGACCCCCGACATGACGTTGGAGATGCCGTTGATCGACTTCTTCTCCCGCGGCGGGTCGTTGAAGTCGTCCTGGTACGGCGACTGCCTGCCGGAGCGCGACTTCCCGATGCTGGTGGACCTGTTCCAGCAGGGCCGGTTGCCGCTGGAGAAGTTCGTCACCGAGCGCATCAAGATCGACGAGGTGGAGCAGGCGTTCCACCGGATGCATGCCGGTGAGGTGCTGCGCTCGGTGGTCGTGCTGTGAGCGGGCCGTTGCGGATCGAGCGGGTCGTCACCGAGGGCACCTTCGCCCTCGACGGCGGTGAATGGAGTGTCGACAACAACATCTGGCTGGTCGGGGACGACACCGATGTGGTGATCGTCGACGCCGCGCATGCCGCGCAGCCGATCATCGACGCGGTCGGCGGCCGGCACGTGAACGCGGTGATCTGCACGCACGGGCACAACGATCACGTGACCGTGGCCCCGGAACTGGCCGAGCGGTTGCACGCCCCGGTGTTGTTGCACCCGGGTGATGACGTGCTGTGGAAGATGACCCACCCGGGCGAGAAGTACTGGAGTCTCGAGGACGGGCAGCGGATCGCGATCGCGGGCACCGACATTCAGGTGATCCACGCACCCGGGCATTCGCCGGGGTCGGTGTGCCTGTACCTGCCCGAGGTGGGGGCGTTGTTCTCCGGGGACACCCTGTTCTCCGGCGGCCCGGGTGCCACGGGTCGGTCGTACTCGGATTTCCCGACGATCATCGGATCGATCCGGGACCGGTTGTTCGCGCTGCCCGAGGAGACCGTGGTCCATACCGGGCACGGGGACGGCACCACGATCGGTACCGAGGCCCCGCATCTCGCCGAGTGGATAGCCCGAGGAAACTGAGACCATGACCGACATCACCGACAGGTACACCTTCGACGAGGGCGACGTCGTCGTCACGCACGAGAAGTCCTATGCGGCAGGTGTTCCTGCGGTGTTGGTCTCACTCAAGCGCGGGCTGGAGCAGATGGGTCCGGTGCGGACGGTCCGGACCCTGATGAAGCTGAATCAGCGGCAGGGGTTCGATTGCCCGGGCTGTGCGTGGCCGGAGACTCCGGGGCACCGCAAGCATGCGGAGTTCTGTGAGAACGGCGCGAAGGCGGTCGCGGAGGAGGCCACCACCCGGACGGTGACGCCGGAGTTCTTCGCGGAGCATTCGGTGGCGGATCTGCTGGGTCGCAGCGAGTTCTGGCTGGGGCAGCAGGGCCGGTTGACGCATCCGATGGTCCTGCTGCCGGGGGCCACGCATTACGAGCCGATCGGGTGGGATGCGGCGTTTTCGTTGATCGCCGGGGAACTGCGCGGTCTGGCGTCGCCGGATGAGGCGGTGTTCTACACGTCCGGGCGCACGTCGAACGAGGCGGCGTTCCTGTATCAGCTGATGATCCGGGCGTTCGGGACGAACAACCTGCCGGACTGTTCGAACATGTGCCACGAATCCTCGGGGTCGGCGTTGGTGGAGACGATCGGGATCGGGAAGGGGTCGGTGTCGGTTCCCGACATCGAGAACGCCGACCTGATTTTGATCGCCGGCCAGAACCCGGGGACGAATCATCCGCGGATGCTCTCGACGCTGGAGAAAGCGAAGGGCAACGGCGCGAGAGTCATCGCGATCAACCCGCTCCCGGAGGCGGGGTTGCTGCGGTTCAAGGACCCGCAGAAGGTGCACGGGGTGGTCGGGGACGGGGTGGCGATCGCGGACGAGTTCCTGCAGATCCGGATCGGCGGCGACCAGGCGTTGTTCCAGGGGTTGGGCCGGTTGCTGCTCGAGGCCGAGGACGCGGCACCGGGCACCGTGCTGGATCGGGAGTTCATCGACCGGCACACCGCCGGGTTCGAGGAGTGCGCGGCGCACCTGCGGCGGGTCGATCTGGGCACGGTAG includes these proteins:
- a CDS encoding S-(hydroxymethyl)mycothiol dehydrogenase, with protein sequence MPQQVRGVIARSKGAPVEIATVNIPDPGPGEVVVDIAACGVCHTDLTYRDGGINDEFPFLLGHEASGIVESVGAGVTSVAVGDFVVLNWRAVCGQCRACKRGRPQYCFDTHNAAQKMTLEDGTELTPALGIGAFADKTLVHAGQCTKVDPSADPAVVGLLGCGVMAGLGAAVNTGNVGRGDSVAVIGCGGVGDAAIMGARLAGASKIIAIDRDETKLAWAKDLGATHTINGGNVDAVEAVQELTGGFGADVVIDAVGRPETWKQAFYARDLAGTVVLVGVPTPDMTLEMPLIDFFSRGGSLKSSWYGDCLPERDFPMLVDLFQQGRLPLEKFVTERIKIDEVEQAFHRMHAGEVLRSVVVL
- a CDS encoding aromatic amino acid ammonia-lyase — encoded protein: MTRKDPRPTEEPHPPVPVLLDGSQLTVDQLTTLAREPVVVAPDPAALDHAHRSWETAVRIAARQPIYGRTTGVGGNRDTSVSDGVEQDLRLLRSHATGSGPSLPDHVVRAAMIIRVNQILNGGSGLHPDIVTALIDAVAEDELPAVHARGAIGTGDLSAFSEIALGLMGETPLRDSRVVPRWTAHQGDALPLISTNAMTVALAATATDSVANWLEHSLIVGVLSLLATRSSVEPFAARVQAARRHLGQEEVAGRVRELLADHDIQAARVQDSYGFRALPQILGATWQALQRLRGTLAIEMNSSSENPLISVEDDTVFHNGNFHGMPIALAVDEAKLALSSAALLSQCRLANLSDPAVTGLRPFLADGPAGSSGTMLLEYTTSAAIAEIRMAAAPGSLGHTVISRGTEDHASFASQAATQLTDILAQSRIVLACELISAVRALGQQHRDLDTDTELGAYLHRARTCLDPRTTDRPLSDDLKAAVKFLEQLPNPEKDTAR
- a CDS encoding MBL fold metallo-hydrolase, encoding MSGPLRIERVVTEGTFALDGGEWSVDNNIWLVGDDTDVVIVDAAHAAQPIIDAVGGRHVNAVICTHGHNDHVTVAPELAERLHAPVLLHPGDDVLWKMTHPGEKYWSLEDGQRIAIAGTDIQVIHAPGHSPGSVCLYLPEVGALFSGDTLFSGGPGATGRSYSDFPTIIGSIRDRLFALPEETVVHTGHGDGTTIGTEAPHLAEWIARGN